One genomic segment of Bradyrhizobium diazoefficiens includes these proteins:
- the metH gene encoding methionine synthase yields MPISPSPKRSALLAAARERILVLDGAMGTMIQNLQLDEAAFRGERFKNFHRDLRGNNDLLILTQPQAIEDIHAAYLRAGADIVATNTFSTTSIAQADYELADIVYEMAREGARLAGNAARRVEAEDGKPRFVAGAIGPTNRTASISPDVSNPGYRAVTFDDLRKSYGEQINGMLDGGVDLLLVETIFDTLNAKAALYAIAEITEARGIDVPVMVSGTITDKSGRLLSGQMPEAFWNSVRHARPITIGFNCALGAEDLRAHIADIGRVADTLVCAYPNAGLPNEFGQYDETPEYMARLIGGFARDGLVNIVGGCCGTTPDHIAAIAAAVASHKPRIVPEIEPRLRLSGLEPFVLTDAIPFVNVGERTNVTGSARFRKLITAGDYTAALQVARDQVENGAQIIDVNMDEGLLDSEAAMVTFLNLVAAEPDIARVPVMVDSSKFSVIEAGLKCVQGKPVVNSISMKEGEEKFIHEAKIARRHGAAVVVMAFDEIGQADTFARKTEICKRAHDILVNKVGFPPEDIIFDPNIFAIATGIEEHNNYGVDFIEATRWIRQNLPGAHISGGVSNLSFSFRGNEPVREAMHSVFLYHAIKAGMDMGIVNAGQMIVYDDIDPELRQTCEDVILNRDPGASERLLALAEKFRGKKTEAKEADLAWREWPVEKRLSHSLVHGITEFIEQDTEEARKASSRPLDVIEGPLMAGMNVVGDLFGDGKMFLPQVVKSARVMKQAVAWLMPFMEEEKARNLANGIGTEGSSSAGKIVLATVKGDVHDIGKNIVGIVLQCNNFEVIDLGVMVPAAKIVETVKAEKADIVGLSGLITPSLDEMAFFAGELQREGLKLPLLIGGATTSRVHTAVKIDPSYRAGPVVHVNDASRAVGVASALLSPEKREAYAAEVRAEYAKISEAHLRAQADKKRLKLADARANRVPVDFAKSKPVKPTFLGTRSFDDYDLAELVPYIDWTPFFQTWELAGRFPAILDDAKVGEVARSLYDDARKMLDLIVKEKWFRARATIGFWPANAQGDDIVLYADESRSKPIATLHTLRQQLEKREGRFNAALADFIAPAGVPDYIGGFVVTAGIGEDAVADRFKKANDDYSSILCKALADRLAEAFAERMHARVRREFWAYAPDENLSNDEMILEKYQGIRPAPGYPAQPDHTEKATLFELLDAEATAGVKLTESFAMWPGSSVSGLYFASPESYYFGVGKIERDQVEDYAARKGMSVAETERWLAPVLNYIPQQQDADKALAAKPANDETPNDLASHPPGCTCAVHLVWQKKRAGAG; encoded by the coding sequence ATGCCCATATCTCCCTCTCCCAAGCGATCCGCCCTCCTCGCCGCCGCGCGCGAGCGCATCCTCGTGCTCGACGGCGCCATGGGCACGATGATCCAGAACCTCCAGTTGGACGAAGCCGCCTTCCGCGGCGAGCGCTTCAAGAACTTCCACCGCGACCTGCGCGGCAATAACGATCTCCTGATTCTGACCCAGCCGCAAGCGATCGAGGACATCCACGCGGCCTATCTGCGCGCCGGCGCCGACATCGTCGCGACCAACACGTTCTCGACGACCTCGATTGCGCAGGCCGATTACGAGCTCGCCGACATCGTCTACGAGATGGCGCGCGAAGGCGCCCGCCTCGCCGGCAACGCCGCACGGCGCGTCGAGGCCGAGGACGGCAAGCCGCGCTTCGTCGCGGGTGCCATCGGCCCGACCAACCGCACCGCCTCGATCTCGCCCGACGTGTCCAATCCTGGCTACCGCGCCGTCACCTTCGACGATTTGCGCAAATCCTATGGCGAGCAGATCAATGGCATGCTCGACGGCGGCGTCGATTTGCTGCTGGTCGAGACCATCTTCGACACGCTGAACGCCAAGGCGGCGCTGTATGCGATCGCCGAGATCACCGAGGCGCGCGGCATCGACGTGCCCGTCATGGTCTCGGGCACCATCACCGACAAATCCGGCCGCCTGCTCTCCGGCCAGATGCCGGAAGCATTCTGGAATTCGGTGCGGCACGCGAGGCCCATCACGATCGGCTTCAACTGCGCGCTCGGCGCCGAAGATCTGCGCGCCCATATCGCCGATATCGGCCGCGTCGCCGACACGCTCGTCTGCGCCTATCCCAACGCCGGCCTGCCCAACGAGTTCGGCCAGTACGACGAGACCCCGGAGTACATGGCCCGGCTGATCGGCGGGTTCGCCCGTGACGGTCTGGTCAACATCGTCGGCGGCTGCTGCGGCACCACACCGGACCACATCGCCGCGATTGCGGCTGCGGTCGCCTCGCACAAGCCGCGCATCGTGCCGGAGATCGAGCCGCGCCTGCGGCTCTCCGGCCTCGAACCGTTCGTGCTGACGGATGCGATTCCGTTCGTGAATGTCGGCGAGCGCACCAACGTCACGGGCTCGGCCCGCTTCCGCAAGCTGATCACCGCCGGCGACTACACCGCGGCGCTGCAAGTCGCGCGCGACCAGGTCGAGAACGGCGCGCAGATCATCGACGTCAACATGGACGAGGGTCTGCTCGATTCCGAAGCAGCGATGGTGACCTTCCTCAACCTCGTCGCAGCCGAGCCCGACATCGCCCGCGTCCCCGTGATGGTGGACTCCTCGAAATTCTCCGTGATCGAGGCGGGGCTGAAATGCGTGCAGGGCAAGCCGGTCGTCAATTCGATCTCGATGAAGGAAGGCGAGGAGAAATTCATTCACGAGGCCAAGATCGCGCGCCGGCACGGCGCGGCGGTCGTGGTGATGGCGTTCGACGAAATCGGCCAGGCCGATACCTTCGCGCGCAAGACCGAGATCTGCAAGCGCGCCCACGACATCCTCGTGAACAAGGTCGGCTTCCCGCCTGAGGACATCATCTTCGATCCGAATATCTTTGCGATCGCGACCGGCATCGAGGAGCACAACAATTACGGCGTCGACTTCATCGAGGCGACGCGCTGGATCCGGCAGAACTTGCCGGGCGCCCACATCTCGGGCGGCGTCTCCAATCTGTCGTTCTCGTTCCGCGGCAACGAGCCGGTGCGCGAGGCCATGCACTCGGTGTTCCTGTATCACGCCATCAAGGCCGGCATGGACATGGGCATCGTCAATGCCGGGCAGATGATCGTCTATGACGACATCGACCCCGAATTGCGCCAGACCTGCGAGGATGTCATCCTCAACCGCGATCCGGGCGCGTCCGAGCGCCTCTTGGCGCTTGCGGAGAAATTCCGCGGCAAGAAGACGGAGGCCAAGGAAGCCGACCTCGCCTGGCGAGAATGGCCGGTGGAGAAGCGGCTGTCGCACTCGCTGGTGCATGGGATCACCGAGTTCATCGAGCAGGACACCGAAGAAGCCCGCAAGGCCTCCTCGCGTCCGCTCGACGTGATCGAAGGACCGCTGATGGCCGGCATGAACGTGGTCGGCGACCTCTTCGGCGACGGCAAGATGTTCCTGCCGCAGGTGGTGAAGTCCGCGCGCGTCATGAAGCAGGCCGTGGCCTGGCTAATGCCGTTCATGGAAGAAGAGAAGGCGCGCAACCTCGCCAACGGCATCGGCACGGAAGGCTCCTCGTCCGCCGGCAAGATCGTGCTTGCGACCGTCAAGGGCGACGTCCACGACATCGGCAAGAACATTGTCGGCATCGTGCTCCAGTGCAACAATTTCGAGGTCATCGATCTCGGCGTGATGGTGCCGGCCGCCAAGATCGTCGAGACCGTGAAGGCGGAGAAGGCCGACATCGTCGGGCTCTCAGGCCTGATCACGCCCTCGCTCGACGAGATGGCGTTCTTCGCCGGCGAATTGCAGCGCGAAGGCCTCAAGCTGCCGCTCCTGATCGGCGGCGCAACCACGAGCCGGGTGCACACGGCGGTCAAGATCGACCCGAGCTATCGCGCCGGTCCGGTGGTGCATGTCAATGACGCGAGCCGCGCCGTCGGCGTCGCCTCCGCGCTGCTCTCGCCGGAGAAGCGGGAGGCCTATGCCGCCGAGGTGCGGGCGGAATACGCAAAGATCTCGGAGGCGCATCTGCGCGCGCAGGCCGACAAGAAACGGCTGAAGCTGGCTGACGCCCGCGCCAACCGCGTGCCAGTCGACTTTGCCAAGAGCAAGCCGGTGAAGCCGACCTTCCTCGGCACCAGGAGCTTTGACGACTACGACCTCGCCGAGCTGGTGCCTTATATCGACTGGACGCCATTCTTCCAGACCTGGGAGCTCGCCGGACGCTTCCCCGCGATCCTCGACGATGCCAAGGTCGGCGAGGTCGCGCGCTCGCTCTATGATGACGCGCGCAAGATGCTCGACCTGATCGTCAAGGAAAAATGGTTCCGGGCACGCGCGACGATCGGCTTCTGGCCGGCGAATGCGCAAGGCGACGACATCGTGCTCTATGCCGATGAGAGCCGGAGCAAGCCAATCGCAACGCTGCACACGCTGCGCCAGCAACTCGAGAAGCGCGAGGGCCGCTTCAACGCGGCGCTGGCCGACTTCATCGCGCCCGCCGGCGTGCCCGACTATATCGGCGGCTTCGTCGTCACCGCCGGGATCGGCGAGGACGCGGTCGCCGACCGCTTCAAGAAGGCGAATGACGACTACTCCTCGATCCTGTGCAAGGCGCTGGCCGACCGCCTCGCGGAAGCCTTCGCCGAGCGCATGCATGCCCGCGTGCGCCGCGAGTTCTGGGCCTATGCGCCGGACGAGAACCTCAGCAACGACGAGATGATCCTGGAGAAGTACCAGGGCATCCGCCCCGCGCCCGGCTATCCCGCGCAGCCCGACCACACCGAGAAGGCGACGCTGTTCGAGCTGCTCGATGCGGAGGCGACGGCCGGCGTCAAGCTGACCGAGAGCTTTGCGATGTGGCCGGGCTCATCCGTATCAGGGCTCTATTTCGCCAGCCCCGAGAGCTATTATTTCGGCGTCGGCAAGATCGAGCGCGACCAGGTCGAGGACTATGCCGCCCGCAAGGGCATGAGTGTGGCCGAGACCGAGCGCTGGCTGGCGCCGGTGCTGAACTACATTCCGCAGCAACAGGACGCCGACAAGGCTTTGGCGGCGAAGCCCGCGAACGACGAGACGCCGAACGACCTCGCCTCACATCCGCCCGGCTGTACCTGCGCGGTGCACCTGGTGTGGCAGAAGAAGCGCGCGGGGGCCGGATAG
- a CDS encoding glutathione S-transferase family protein, giving the protein MFLIGQYDSPFVRRVAIALKLYGLAFEHKPWSTFGDADQIAPYNPLRRVPTLVLDDGEALIESTIILDYLDELVGPGKAMLPRGGAERRRHLRICALATGLGDKAVSLLYERVLRKEQLALWVERCQAQIGDVLAVLEAERAKVTTPFWLGERIGHADIAAACVVRFTREAHPQLFDISRYPALSAHAERCEALAPFKEIVQPLAPPKG; this is encoded by the coding sequence ATGTTTCTGATCGGCCAATACGATTCCCCCTTCGTCCGCCGCGTCGCGATTGCGCTGAAGCTTTACGGGCTCGCCTTCGAGCACAAGCCGTGGTCGACCTTCGGCGATGCCGATCAGATCGCGCCCTACAATCCCCTGCGCCGGGTGCCGACGCTGGTGCTCGATGACGGCGAGGCGTTGATCGAGAGCACGATCATTCTCGATTATCTCGACGAACTCGTCGGCCCAGGGAAGGCGATGCTGCCGCGCGGCGGCGCCGAGCGACGGCGTCACTTGCGCATTTGTGCGCTCGCCACCGGCCTCGGCGACAAGGCGGTGAGCCTGCTCTACGAGCGCGTGTTGCGGAAGGAGCAGCTTGCGCTATGGGTCGAGCGTTGCCAGGCGCAGATCGGTGACGTGCTCGCCGTGCTGGAGGCCGAGCGCGCCAAGGTGACGACGCCGTTCTGGCTGGGCGAGCGCATTGGCCACGCCGATATCGCCGCTGCCTGCGTCGTCCGCTTCACCCGCGAGGCGCATCCGCAGCTGTTCGACATCTCGCGCTATCCGGCATTGTCCGCGCATGCCGAGCGTTGCGAGGCGCTGGCGCCGTTTAAGGAAATCGTGCAGCCGCTCGCCCCGCCGAAAGGGTGA
- a CDS encoding ArsR/SmtB family transcription factor encodes MKFDAALRALANERRLRILEWLRDPRRHFREQADGDLVEDGVCGLLIAEKLGVSAPTVSEHMRVLTAAKLVRAKRIKQWTMYKRNEAAIAAIKRSIQDGL; translated from the coding sequence ATGAAGTTCGACGCCGCATTGCGCGCGCTGGCCAATGAGCGCCGGCTCCGGATCCTGGAATGGCTGCGGGATCCGCGGCGGCATTTTCGTGAGCAGGCCGACGGCGACCTGGTCGAGGACGGCGTCTGCGGCTTGCTGATCGCCGAGAAGCTCGGCGTCAGCGCGCCGACGGTGAGCGAGCACATGCGGGTGCTGACGGCCGCCAAGCTGGTGCGCGCTAAGCGCATCAAGCAGTGGACCATGTACAAGCGCAACGAGGCCGCGATCGCGGCGATCAAGCGTTCGATTCAGGATGGCCTTTGA
- a CDS encoding threonine/serine dehydratase, which translates to MAMTTDITRERIAATETVIRPHIRRTPLVQADLADFGLPAAPVTFKLELLQHSGSFKARGAFANLLLRQVPETGVVAASGGNHGAAVAYAAQRLGIRATIFVPDITSPAKAERINGYGAKLVIAGSRYADALAASEAHVAQTGAMAVHAYDQSETLLGQGSVALELEQDAPDIDTLLVAVGGGGLIGGIAAWYAGRTRIVAVEPEQSPTLHTAFAAGAPADAPAGGLAADSLAPRRVGDLMFPIARAHVERVFLVSDDAIRQAQAALWSRLRLVTEPGGAAAFAALLSSRYRPSPGERVAVLLCGANTTAVSFDG; encoded by the coding sequence ATGGCAATGACCACCGACATCACGCGGGAGCGGATCGCGGCGACCGAGACCGTCATCCGTCCGCATATCAGGCGCACGCCGCTGGTTCAGGCCGATCTCGCCGATTTCGGCCTGCCGGCCGCGCCTGTCACGTTCAAGCTCGAGCTGCTGCAGCACTCGGGGTCGTTCAAGGCGCGGGGCGCCTTCGCCAACCTGCTGCTGCGGCAGGTGCCGGAGACCGGCGTGGTCGCCGCATCCGGCGGCAATCACGGCGCAGCCGTCGCCTATGCGGCGCAGCGGCTCGGCATCCGTGCCACGATCTTCGTTCCCGACATCACCTCACCCGCCAAGGCCGAGCGCATCAATGGCTATGGCGCCAAGCTCGTGATCGCGGGCAGCCGCTACGCCGATGCGCTCGCCGCCAGCGAAGCGCATGTCGCGCAGACCGGCGCCATGGCCGTCCATGCCTACGACCAGTCCGAAACCCTGCTCGGCCAGGGCAGCGTCGCCCTGGAGCTGGAGCAGGATGCTCCTGATATCGACACGCTGCTGGTGGCGGTCGGCGGCGGCGGGCTGATCGGCGGCATCGCGGCCTGGTACGCCGGCAGAACCCGCATCGTCGCGGTCGAGCCGGAGCAGTCGCCGACCCTGCACACAGCGTTTGCGGCGGGCGCTCCGGCCGACGCGCCGGCCGGCGGCCTCGCCGCCGACAGCCTCGCGCCGCGGCGAGTCGGTGACCTGATGTTTCCGATCGCGCGGGCGCATGTCGAGCGTGTCTTCCTGGTCAGCGACGACGCGATCCGGCAGGCCCAGGCCGCGCTGTGGTCGCGCCTGCGTCTCGTCACTGAACCCGGCGGCGCGGCCGCGTTTGCGGCGCTGCTCTCCAGCCGCTATCGTCCCTCGCCGGGCGAGCGCGTCGCGGTGCTGCTCTGCGGCGCCAACACGACGGCGGTGAGTTTCGATGGCTAG